A genomic region of Trifolium pratense cultivar HEN17-A07 linkage group LG3, ARS_RC_1.1, whole genome shotgun sequence contains the following coding sequences:
- the LOC123915489 gene encoding sugar transport protein 14-like, translated as MAGGGLVDGGPGKRAHLYEHKFTAYFAFTCIVGALGGSLFGYDLGVSGGVTSMDDFLKEFFPDVYKKKNAHLNETDYCKYDNQVLTLFTSSLYFSALVMTFFASYLTREKGRKASIIVGALSFLLGAILNAAAQNIPMLIIGRVFLGGGIGFGNQAVPLYLSEMAPASSRGAVNQLFQFTTCAGILIANLVNYFTNKIHPHGWRISLGLAGIPALMMLLGGIFCAETPNSLVEQGRLDEARKVLEKVRGTKNIEAEFEDLKDASELAQAVKSPFKILLKRKYRPQLIIGALGIPAFQQLTGNNSILFYAPVIFQSLGFGANASLFSSFITNGALLVATVISMFLVDKFGRRKFFLEAGFEMICCMIITAVVLAVEFGHGKELSKGISTLLVIVIFLFVLAYGRSWGPLGWLVPSELFPLEIRSAAQSIVVCVNMIFTALVAQLFLLSLCHLKYGIFLLFGCLIVVMSCFVFFLLPETKQVPIEEIYLLFENHWFWKNIIREGKDQEKGKLYLNTAEVAE; from the exons ATGGCTGGTGGAGGATTGGTAGATGGTGGACCAGGGAAAAGAGCTCATCTCTATGAACACAAATTCACTGCTTATTTTGCCTTTACCTGTATTGTTGGTGCTCTTGGTGGCTCTCTTTTTGGTTATGATCTTGGTGTTTCAG GTGGTGTGACCTCCATGGATGATTTCTTAAAGGAATTCTTCCCGGACGTTTACAAAAAGAAGAACGCGCATTTAAACGAGACTGACTATTGTAAATATGACAACCAAGTGTTGACACTTTTTACATCATCTCTTTATTTCTCGGCATTGGTTATGACTTTTTTTGCTTCCTACCTAACAAGAGAGAAGGGAAGAAAGGCCAGTATCATAGTAGGAGCTCTTAGCTTTCTTCTTGGAGCTATTCTCAATGCAGCTGCACAGAACATTCCAATGTTGATCATTGGTAGAGTCTTTCTTGGCGGAGGCATTGGCTTCGGAAATCAA GCTGTTCCTTTGTATCTGTCTGAAATGGCTCCAGCTAGCAGCCGAGGAGCAGTTAACCAACTGTTTCAGTTCACAACCTGTGCTGGAATTTTAATTGCAAACTTAGTGAATTATTTCACCAACAAAATCCATCCTCATGGTTGGAGAATATCACTTGGCTTGGCAGGTATTCCAGCACTTATGATGTTGTTGGGAGGTATTTTTTGTGCCGAGACACCAAACAGTCTTGTGGAACAAGGAAGATTGgatgaagcaagaaaagtgTTGGAGAAAGTTAGAGGCACAAAAAATATTGAAGCTGAATTTGAAGATCTAAAAGATGCAAGCGAACTAGCACAAGCAGTGAAGAGTCCATTTAAGATACTTCTAAAGAGGAAGTACAGACCTCAACTAATAATAGGGGCATTAGGGATTCCAGCTTTCCAACAGTTGACAGGAAATAACTCAATCCTCTTCTATGCACCAGTTATCTTCCAGAGTTTAGGATTTGGAGCTAATGCATCTCTTTTCTCATCTTTTATTACCAATGGAGCTCTCCTTGTTGCTACTGTCATCTCAATGTTTTTAGTCGACAAGTTTGGTAGACGAAAATTCTTCCTAGAAGCTGGTTTTGAAATGATATGCTGCATG ATTATTACTGCTGTGGTTTTGGCTGTAGAGTTTGGACATGGCAAAGAACTTTCAAAAGGCATAAGTACATTACTTGTTATAGTGATTTTCTTGTTTGTGTTGGCATATGGAAGATCTTGGGGTCCCCTAGGATGGTTGGTTCCAAGTGAGCTCTTCCCATTAGAGATAAGGTCAGCAGCACAAAGTATTGTGGTTTGCGTAAACATGATCTTCACTGCCCTTGTTGCGCAATTGTTTCTCTTGTCACTTTGTCACCTCAAATATGGAATCTTCTTGCTTTTTGGATGTTTGATTGTCGTCATGAGTTGCTTTGTATTCTTTCTATTGCCGGAAACAAAGCAAGTTCCAATTGAAGAAATTTATCTTCTCTTTGAAAACCATTGGTTTTGGAAGAACATTATAAGAGAAGGAAAAGACcaagaaaaaggaaaattatatttaaatactgCTGAGGTGGCAGAATAA
- the LOC123915487 gene encoding CRS2-associated factor 1, chloroplastic isoform X1 — protein sequence MTLKLPITFSISCSNASRPTGKPNKNPSKPKVVDPKSHPALKFSNIPKQKLRPVTKPPDNVKISEDGLSYVIEGAPFEFKYSYTETPKSKPLKMREPAFVPFGPVSMPRPWTGRPPLPPSKKKPHDFDSFVLPPPHKKGVKPVQSPGPYLPGTSPRYVRSREEILGEPLTREEINDLVQSSLKCSRQLNLGRDGFTHNMLDNIHAHWKRRRVCKVKCIGVCTVDMDNVCQQLEEKTGGKVIYRRGGVLYLFRGRNYNYKTRPRYPLMLWKPVPPVYPRLIQQVPEGLTLKEATEMRQKGRALPPICKLGKNGVYFKLVNNVREAFEECELVRVNCQGLNKSDYRKIGAKLRDLVPCTLISYENEHILMWRGRNWKSSLPDLGDDSKEANKTDIDNKNYKTLKSAALDVSAPSLQNNPTEQSMSVVADASLTKAYEAETTNIATDSCGEPEPCRSTSLGMIISHDGVECPSNSMSDSHGTSDIMDNKRCSDSFSTSVSGSDAMLESSDNNIFGMVDPHADELLHDSGAPDVSPLPRSAAPCMKGISLLLEQAVEQGSALVLDKDSLDADNIYRTTVSFAKSAPPGPVFMKHRKAAVVVQKRDKQEAPTLETRETTTVTVKGKKERSPRIGRKENFDEGFRNLVPQGTLGVDELAKLLT from the exons ATGACTCTCAAGCTCCCAATCACTTTCTCCATCTCCTGCTCCAATGCCTCCAGGCCCACCGGAAAGCCCAACAAGAACCCATCAAAGCCCAAAGTTGTTGATCCAAAATCACACCCCGCCCTTAAGTTTTCAAATATACCCAAACAGAAACTAAGACCAGTCACTAAACCACCCGATAATGTCAAAATCAGCGAAGACGGACTCTCGTACGTAATTGAGGGTGCTCCGTTCGAATTCAAATACAGTTACACTGAAACCCCCAAATCTAAACCACTTAAAATGCGTGAACCGGCTTTTGTTCCTTTTGGACCGGTTTCTATGCCTAGACCTTGGACCGGTCGACCTCCACTTCCTCCTAGTAAGAAGAAACCTCATGACTTTGATTCTTTTGTTCTTCCACCGCCTCATAAGAAGGGAGTTAAACCGGTTCAGTCTCCCGGTCCGTATTTGCCGGGAACTAGTCCTAGGTATGTACGGTCTAGAGAAGAGATATTGGGTGAACCTTTGACGAGGGAGGAAATCAATGACTTGGTTCAAAGCTCCTTGAAATGCAGTCGCCAACTCAATTTGG GTAGAGATGGTTTCACACACAACATGTTGGATAATATACATGCTCATTGGAAGCGTCGAAGGGTGTGTAAGGTTAAGTGCATAGGAGTGTGTACCGTTGACATGGATAATGTGTGTCAGCAATTGGAG GAAAAGACGGGAGGGAAGGTCATTTACAGAAGGGGCGGTGTTCTTTACCTTTTCCGAGGAAGAAATTACAATTATAAAACACGTCCGCGTTATCCTCTCATGTTGTGGAAACCCGTGCCTCCAGTATATCCTAGGCTGATTCAGCAAGTTCCAGAAGGTCTAACACTAAAAGAAGCAACTGAAATGCGTCAAAAAGGAAGGGCATTGCCTCCCATATGCAAGCTAG GAAAGAATGGTGTTTATTTTAAACTAGTAAACAATGTCAGAGAGGCATTTGAAGAGTGTGAACTAGTACGTGTAAACTGTCAAGGACTAAATAAAAGTGACTATCGAAAGATTGGAGCCAAACTGAGG GATCTTGTTCCATGCACGTTGATTTCATATGAAAATGAGCATATACTTATGTGGAGAGGACGAAATTGGAAGTCATCTTTACCAGATCTCGGAGATGACTCGAAGGAAGCCAATAAAACTGATATTGACaacaaaaattacaaaacaCTGAAGTCAGCAGCCCTAGATGTCTCGGCACCAAGTCTACAGAATAATCCCACAGAACAATCTATGTCTGTGGTTGCTGATGCTTCACTTACAAAAGCCTACGAAGCTGAAACCACAAATATTGCCACAGATTCCTGTGGTGAGCCAGAACCTTGCAGGAGCACCAGCCTAGGTATGATCATATCACACGATGGTGTGGAATGTCCTTCAAATTCTATGAGTGATAGCCATGGAACTTCAGATATAATGGACAACAAAAGATGCAGTGACAGTTTTTCTACTTCAGTTTCAGGATCAGATGCAATGCTAGAATCTAGTGACAATAACATTTTTGGCATGGTGGATCCTCATGCTGATGAATTGCTACATGATTCAGGAGCACCTGATGTCAGTCCACTACCAAGGTCAGCTGCCCCTTGTATGAAAGGAATTTCATTACTATTGGAGCAAGCTGTTGAGCAAGGCAGTGCACTTGTTTTAGATAAAGATTCTTTGGATGCAGACAATATTTATCGAACCACAGTTTCCTTTGCCAAATCAGCTCCACCTGGACCTGTTTTTATGAAACACAGAAAGGCTGCGGTTGTGGTTCAAAAACGTGACAAGCAAGAAGCTCCGACTTTGGAGACAAGAGAAACTACCACTGTTACCGTGAAAGGCAAAAAGGAGAGGAGTCCTAGAATTGGAAGAAAGGAAAATTTTGATGAGGGATTTAGGAATCTTGTACCACAAGGAACATTAGGAGTTGATGAACTTGCTAAACTACTGACATGA
- the LOC123915487 gene encoding CRS2-associated factor 1, chloroplastic isoform X3: MTLKLPITFSISCSNASRPTGKPNKNPSKPKVVDPKSHPALKFSNIPKQKLRPVTKPPDNVKISEDGLSYVIEGAPFEFKYSYTETPKSKPLKMREPAFVPFGPVSMPRPWTGRPPLPPSKKKPHDFDSFVLPPPHKKGVKPVQSPGPYLPGTSPRYVRSREEILGEPLTREEINDLVQSSLKCSRQLNLGRDGFTHNMLDNIHAHWKRRRVCKVKCIGVCTVDMDNVCQQLEEKTGGKVIYRRGGVLYLFRGRNYNYKTRPRYPLMLWKPVPPVYPRLIQQVPEGLTLKEATEMRQKGRALPPICKLGKNGVYFKLVNNVREAFEECELVRVNCQGLNKSDYRKIGAKLRDLVPCTLISYENEHILMWRGRNWKSSLPDLGDDSKEANKTDIDNKNYKTLKSAALDVSAPSLQNNPTEQSMSVVADASLTKAYEAETTNIATDSCGEPEPCRSTSLVSGSDAMLESSDNNIFGMVDPHADELLHDSGAPDVSPLPRSAAPCMKGISLLLEQAVEQGSALVLDKDSLDADNIYRTTVSFAKSAPPGPVFMKHRKAAVVVQKRDKQEAPTLETRETTTVTVKGKKERSPRIGRKENFDEGFRNLVPQGTLGVDELAKLLT, from the exons ATGACTCTCAAGCTCCCAATCACTTTCTCCATCTCCTGCTCCAATGCCTCCAGGCCCACCGGAAAGCCCAACAAGAACCCATCAAAGCCCAAAGTTGTTGATCCAAAATCACACCCCGCCCTTAAGTTTTCAAATATACCCAAACAGAAACTAAGACCAGTCACTAAACCACCCGATAATGTCAAAATCAGCGAAGACGGACTCTCGTACGTAATTGAGGGTGCTCCGTTCGAATTCAAATACAGTTACACTGAAACCCCCAAATCTAAACCACTTAAAATGCGTGAACCGGCTTTTGTTCCTTTTGGACCGGTTTCTATGCCTAGACCTTGGACCGGTCGACCTCCACTTCCTCCTAGTAAGAAGAAACCTCATGACTTTGATTCTTTTGTTCTTCCACCGCCTCATAAGAAGGGAGTTAAACCGGTTCAGTCTCCCGGTCCGTATTTGCCGGGAACTAGTCCTAGGTATGTACGGTCTAGAGAAGAGATATTGGGTGAACCTTTGACGAGGGAGGAAATCAATGACTTGGTTCAAAGCTCCTTGAAATGCAGTCGCCAACTCAATTTGG GTAGAGATGGTTTCACACACAACATGTTGGATAATATACATGCTCATTGGAAGCGTCGAAGGGTGTGTAAGGTTAAGTGCATAGGAGTGTGTACCGTTGACATGGATAATGTGTGTCAGCAATTGGAG GAAAAGACGGGAGGGAAGGTCATTTACAGAAGGGGCGGTGTTCTTTACCTTTTCCGAGGAAGAAATTACAATTATAAAACACGTCCGCGTTATCCTCTCATGTTGTGGAAACCCGTGCCTCCAGTATATCCTAGGCTGATTCAGCAAGTTCCAGAAGGTCTAACACTAAAAGAAGCAACTGAAATGCGTCAAAAAGGAAGGGCATTGCCTCCCATATGCAAGCTAG GAAAGAATGGTGTTTATTTTAAACTAGTAAACAATGTCAGAGAGGCATTTGAAGAGTGTGAACTAGTACGTGTAAACTGTCAAGGACTAAATAAAAGTGACTATCGAAAGATTGGAGCCAAACTGAGG GATCTTGTTCCATGCACGTTGATTTCATATGAAAATGAGCATATACTTATGTGGAGAGGACGAAATTGGAAGTCATCTTTACCAGATCTCGGAGATGACTCGAAGGAAGCCAATAAAACTGATATTGACaacaaaaattacaaaacaCTGAAGTCAGCAGCCCTAGATGTCTCGGCACCAAGTCTACAGAATAATCCCACAGAACAATCTATGTCTGTGGTTGCTGATGCTTCACTTACAAAAGCCTACGAAGCTGAAACCACAAATATTGCCACAGATTCCTGTGGTGAGCCAGAACCTTGCAGGAGCACCAGCCTAG TTTCAGGATCAGATGCAATGCTAGAATCTAGTGACAATAACATTTTTGGCATGGTGGATCCTCATGCTGATGAATTGCTACATGATTCAGGAGCACCTGATGTCAGTCCACTACCAAGGTCAGCTGCCCCTTGTATGAAAGGAATTTCATTACTATTGGAGCAAGCTGTTGAGCAAGGCAGTGCACTTGTTTTAGATAAAGATTCTTTGGATGCAGACAATATTTATCGAACCACAGTTTCCTTTGCCAAATCAGCTCCACCTGGACCTGTTTTTATGAAACACAGAAAGGCTGCGGTTGTGGTTCAAAAACGTGACAAGCAAGAAGCTCCGACTTTGGAGACAAGAGAAACTACCACTGTTACCGTGAAAGGCAAAAAGGAGAGGAGTCCTAGAATTGGAAGAAAGGAAAATTTTGATGAGGGATTTAGGAATCTTGTACCACAAGGAACATTAGGAGTTGATGAACTTGCTAAACTACTGACATGA
- the LOC123915487 gene encoding CRS2-associated factor 1, chloroplastic isoform X2, translating to MTLKLPITFSISCSNASRPTGKPNKNPSKPKVVDPKSHPALKFSNIPKQKLRPVTKPPDNVKISEDGLSYVIEGAPFEFKYSYTETPKSKPLKMREPAFVPFGPVSMPRPWTGRPPLPPSKKKPHDFDSFVLPPPHKKGVKPVQSPGPYLPGTSPRYVRSREEILGEPLTREEINDLVQSSLKCSRQLNLGRDGFTHNMLDNIHAHWKRRRVCKVKCIGVCTVDMDNVCQQLEEKTGGKVIYRRGGVLYLFRGRNYNYKTRPRYPLMLWKPVPPVYPRLIQQVPEGLTLKEATEMRQKGRALPPICKLGKNGVYFKLVNNVREAFEECELVRVNCQGLNKSDYRKIGAKLRDLVPCTLISYENEHILMWRGRNWKSSLPDLGDDSKEANKTDIDNKNYKTLKSAALDVSAPSLQNNPTEQSMSVVADASLTKAYEAETTNIATDSCGEPEPCRSTSLGMIISHDVSGSDAMLESSDNNIFGMVDPHADELLHDSGAPDVSPLPRSAAPCMKGISLLLEQAVEQGSALVLDKDSLDADNIYRTTVSFAKSAPPGPVFMKHRKAAVVVQKRDKQEAPTLETRETTTVTVKGKKERSPRIGRKENFDEGFRNLVPQGTLGVDELAKLLT from the exons ATGACTCTCAAGCTCCCAATCACTTTCTCCATCTCCTGCTCCAATGCCTCCAGGCCCACCGGAAAGCCCAACAAGAACCCATCAAAGCCCAAAGTTGTTGATCCAAAATCACACCCCGCCCTTAAGTTTTCAAATATACCCAAACAGAAACTAAGACCAGTCACTAAACCACCCGATAATGTCAAAATCAGCGAAGACGGACTCTCGTACGTAATTGAGGGTGCTCCGTTCGAATTCAAATACAGTTACACTGAAACCCCCAAATCTAAACCACTTAAAATGCGTGAACCGGCTTTTGTTCCTTTTGGACCGGTTTCTATGCCTAGACCTTGGACCGGTCGACCTCCACTTCCTCCTAGTAAGAAGAAACCTCATGACTTTGATTCTTTTGTTCTTCCACCGCCTCATAAGAAGGGAGTTAAACCGGTTCAGTCTCCCGGTCCGTATTTGCCGGGAACTAGTCCTAGGTATGTACGGTCTAGAGAAGAGATATTGGGTGAACCTTTGACGAGGGAGGAAATCAATGACTTGGTTCAAAGCTCCTTGAAATGCAGTCGCCAACTCAATTTGG GTAGAGATGGTTTCACACACAACATGTTGGATAATATACATGCTCATTGGAAGCGTCGAAGGGTGTGTAAGGTTAAGTGCATAGGAGTGTGTACCGTTGACATGGATAATGTGTGTCAGCAATTGGAG GAAAAGACGGGAGGGAAGGTCATTTACAGAAGGGGCGGTGTTCTTTACCTTTTCCGAGGAAGAAATTACAATTATAAAACACGTCCGCGTTATCCTCTCATGTTGTGGAAACCCGTGCCTCCAGTATATCCTAGGCTGATTCAGCAAGTTCCAGAAGGTCTAACACTAAAAGAAGCAACTGAAATGCGTCAAAAAGGAAGGGCATTGCCTCCCATATGCAAGCTAG GAAAGAATGGTGTTTATTTTAAACTAGTAAACAATGTCAGAGAGGCATTTGAAGAGTGTGAACTAGTACGTGTAAACTGTCAAGGACTAAATAAAAGTGACTATCGAAAGATTGGAGCCAAACTGAGG GATCTTGTTCCATGCACGTTGATTTCATATGAAAATGAGCATATACTTATGTGGAGAGGACGAAATTGGAAGTCATCTTTACCAGATCTCGGAGATGACTCGAAGGAAGCCAATAAAACTGATATTGACaacaaaaattacaaaacaCTGAAGTCAGCAGCCCTAGATGTCTCGGCACCAAGTCTACAGAATAATCCCACAGAACAATCTATGTCTGTGGTTGCTGATGCTTCACTTACAAAAGCCTACGAAGCTGAAACCACAAATATTGCCACAGATTCCTGTGGTGAGCCAGAACCTTGCAGGAGCACCAGCCTAGGTATGATCATATCACACGATG TTTCAGGATCAGATGCAATGCTAGAATCTAGTGACAATAACATTTTTGGCATGGTGGATCCTCATGCTGATGAATTGCTACATGATTCAGGAGCACCTGATGTCAGTCCACTACCAAGGTCAGCTGCCCCTTGTATGAAAGGAATTTCATTACTATTGGAGCAAGCTGTTGAGCAAGGCAGTGCACTTGTTTTAGATAAAGATTCTTTGGATGCAGACAATATTTATCGAACCACAGTTTCCTTTGCCAAATCAGCTCCACCTGGACCTGTTTTTATGAAACACAGAAAGGCTGCGGTTGTGGTTCAAAAACGTGACAAGCAAGAAGCTCCGACTTTGGAGACAAGAGAAACTACCACTGTTACCGTGAAAGGCAAAAAGGAGAGGAGTCCTAGAATTGGAAGAAAGGAAAATTTTGATGAGGGATTTAGGAATCTTGTACCACAAGGAACATTAGGAGTTGATGAACTTGCTAAACTACTGACATGA
- the LOC123915488 gene encoding probable glycosyltransferase At3g07620 isoform X1, which translates to MFQCFHELCHMGNRRLLFLLAALGVNYLLFQSILVPYAMVEKVNIPIIEEDEGMHNYANSSLVFDGISELEKKDVGKNNSLELDNVGSKESFMAIFAKESKVDFPVKRFFEAKRGISTISLLEKSKNVDFGTSQRTTSSTNSTHLEKSPQKIKLFASGKSTAANVTVRKMRCNMPPKSRMLIHEMNHLLERRRVSSRAMKPRWSSKLDMEILAARSEIEHAPTVTHDKELYAPLFRNHSMFKRSYELMERTLKVYIYMEGNKPIFHQPILKGLYASEGWFMKLMEENKQFVVKDPAKAHLFYMPFSSRMLEFSVYVRNSHNRTNLRQYLKEYTDKISAKYRYFNRTGGADHFLVACHDWAPYETRHHMEYCIKALCNSDVTQGFKIGRDVSLPETMIRSVRNPQRDLGGKPPQQRTVLAFFAGNMHGYLRPILLKHWKDKDPDMKIFGPMPHGVANKMNYIQHMKNSKYCICPKGYEVNSPRVVEAMFYECVPVIISDNFVPPFFEVLNWDAFSLILAEKDIPNLKQILLSVPEEKYLKLQLGVRRVQKHFLWHTKPLKYDLFHMTLHSIWYNRVFQINVRK; encoded by the exons ATGTTTCAATGTTTTCATGAGTTATGTCATATGGGAAACCGTAGATTGCTTTTTCTGTTGGCAGCACTTGGTGTTAATTATTTACTGTTTCAGTCAATTTTGGTTCCATATGCTATGGTGGAGAAAGTGAATATTCCCattattgaagaagatgaaggaatgCATAATTATGCAAATAGTAGTTTAGTCTTTGATGGTATTTCTGAACTTGAGAAGAAAGATGTTGGTAAAAACAATAGCTTAGAGTTGGATAATGTAGGTTCCAAGGAAAGTTTCATGGCAATTTTTGCCAAGGAAAGTAAAGTTGACTTTCCGGTGAAGCGGTTTTTCGAGGCAAAAAGGGGAATTTCTACAATTTCTCTGTTGGAAAAAAGTAAAAATGTTGATTTTGGTACCTCGCAGAGAACAACTTCATCGACTAATTCGACTCATCTTGAAAAATCTCCTCAGAAGATTAAATTGTTTGCCTCAGGTAAAAGTACTGCAGCTAACGTTACCGTGAGAAAGATGAGGTGTAATATGCCTCCTAAGTCAAGAATGTTGATACATGAGATGAACCATTTACTAGAGCGCCGCCGTGTTTCTTCTCGTGCAATG AAACCAAGGTGGTCATCCAAACTTGATATGGAAATTCTTGCTGCAAGGTCAGAGATTGAGCATGCTCCTACAGTAACACATGACAAGGAACTCTATGCTCCTCTCTTTCGCAATCATTCTATGTTCAAAAG GAGCTATGAACTGATGGAACGCACACTCaaagtatatatatacatgGAAGGAAATAAACCGATCTTTCATCAACCCATACTTAAGGGACTATATGCCTCAGAGGGTTGGTTTATGAAATTGATGGAGGAAAATAAGCAATTCGTTGTGAAGGATCCTGCAAAGGCTCACCTGTTCTATATGCCATTTAGTTCGCGTATGTTAGAATTCTCCGTTTATGTACGTAACTCTCATAACCGGACAAATCTCCGTCAGTATTTGAAGGAATACACAGATAAAATTTCAGCAAAATATCGATACTTTAACAGAACTGGTGGTGCTGACCATTTTCTTGTTGCTTGCCATGATTGG GCTCCATATGAAACGAGGCACCATATGGAATACTGCATAAAAGCCCTCTGTAATTCTGATGTAACTCAAGGCTTTAAAATAGGACGAGACGTTTCTCTTCCAGAAACTATGATCCGGTCGGTACGAAATCCTCAGAGAGATCTAGGTGGAAAACCTCCTCAACAAAGAACCGTTCTTGCCTTCTTTGCTGGAAATATGCACGGATATCTGCGCCCGATATTGCTAAAGCACTGGAAGGACAAAGACCCTGATATGAAGATATTTGGTCCAATGCCTCATGGTGTTGCAAACAAAATGAATTACATCCAACACATGAAGAATAGCAAATACTGCATATGCCCTAAAGGGTATGAAGTCAACAGCCCTCGGGTGGTTGAAGCCATGTTTTACGAGTGCGTACCTGTGATCATATCTGACAATTTTGTGCCGCCGTTTTTCGAGGTTTTAAATTGGGATGCATTCTCATTAATCCTTGCAGAGAAAGATATTCCAAACTTGAAACAAATACTTCTTTCAGTGCCTGAAGAGAAGTATCTCAAGCTACAACTTGGTGTCAGAAGGGTTCAAAAACATTTTCTCTGGCATACAAAACCTTTGAAGTATGACCTCTTTCACATGACCCTTCACTCAATTTGGTATAATagagtatttcaaataaatgtGAGAAAATAA
- the LOC123915488 gene encoding probable glycosyltransferase At3g07620 isoform X2: MVEKVNIPIIEEDEGMHNYANSSLVFDGISELEKKDVGKNNSLELDNVGSKESFMAIFAKESKVDFPVKRFFEAKRGISTISLLEKSKNVDFGTSQRTTSSTNSTHLEKSPQKIKLFASGKSTAANVTVRKMRCNMPPKSRMLIHEMNHLLERRRVSSRAMKPRWSSKLDMEILAARSEIEHAPTVTHDKELYAPLFRNHSMFKRSYELMERTLKVYIYMEGNKPIFHQPILKGLYASEGWFMKLMEENKQFVVKDPAKAHLFYMPFSSRMLEFSVYVRNSHNRTNLRQYLKEYTDKISAKYRYFNRTGGADHFLVACHDWAPYETRHHMEYCIKALCNSDVTQGFKIGRDVSLPETMIRSVRNPQRDLGGKPPQQRTVLAFFAGNMHGYLRPILLKHWKDKDPDMKIFGPMPHGVANKMNYIQHMKNSKYCICPKGYEVNSPRVVEAMFYECVPVIISDNFVPPFFEVLNWDAFSLILAEKDIPNLKQILLSVPEEKYLKLQLGVRRVQKHFLWHTKPLKYDLFHMTLHSIWYNRVFQINVRK; the protein is encoded by the exons ATGGTGGAGAAAGTGAATATTCCCattattgaagaagatgaaggaatgCATAATTATGCAAATAGTAGTTTAGTCTTTGATGGTATTTCTGAACTTGAGAAGAAAGATGTTGGTAAAAACAATAGCTTAGAGTTGGATAATGTAGGTTCCAAGGAAAGTTTCATGGCAATTTTTGCCAAGGAAAGTAAAGTTGACTTTCCGGTGAAGCGGTTTTTCGAGGCAAAAAGGGGAATTTCTACAATTTCTCTGTTGGAAAAAAGTAAAAATGTTGATTTTGGTACCTCGCAGAGAACAACTTCATCGACTAATTCGACTCATCTTGAAAAATCTCCTCAGAAGATTAAATTGTTTGCCTCAGGTAAAAGTACTGCAGCTAACGTTACCGTGAGAAAGATGAGGTGTAATATGCCTCCTAAGTCAAGAATGTTGATACATGAGATGAACCATTTACTAGAGCGCCGCCGTGTTTCTTCTCGTGCAATG AAACCAAGGTGGTCATCCAAACTTGATATGGAAATTCTTGCTGCAAGGTCAGAGATTGAGCATGCTCCTACAGTAACACATGACAAGGAACTCTATGCTCCTCTCTTTCGCAATCATTCTATGTTCAAAAG GAGCTATGAACTGATGGAACGCACACTCaaagtatatatatacatgGAAGGAAATAAACCGATCTTTCATCAACCCATACTTAAGGGACTATATGCCTCAGAGGGTTGGTTTATGAAATTGATGGAGGAAAATAAGCAATTCGTTGTGAAGGATCCTGCAAAGGCTCACCTGTTCTATATGCCATTTAGTTCGCGTATGTTAGAATTCTCCGTTTATGTACGTAACTCTCATAACCGGACAAATCTCCGTCAGTATTTGAAGGAATACACAGATAAAATTTCAGCAAAATATCGATACTTTAACAGAACTGGTGGTGCTGACCATTTTCTTGTTGCTTGCCATGATTGG GCTCCATATGAAACGAGGCACCATATGGAATACTGCATAAAAGCCCTCTGTAATTCTGATGTAACTCAAGGCTTTAAAATAGGACGAGACGTTTCTCTTCCAGAAACTATGATCCGGTCGGTACGAAATCCTCAGAGAGATCTAGGTGGAAAACCTCCTCAACAAAGAACCGTTCTTGCCTTCTTTGCTGGAAATATGCACGGATATCTGCGCCCGATATTGCTAAAGCACTGGAAGGACAAAGACCCTGATATGAAGATATTTGGTCCAATGCCTCATGGTGTTGCAAACAAAATGAATTACATCCAACACATGAAGAATAGCAAATACTGCATATGCCCTAAAGGGTATGAAGTCAACAGCCCTCGGGTGGTTGAAGCCATGTTTTACGAGTGCGTACCTGTGATCATATCTGACAATTTTGTGCCGCCGTTTTTCGAGGTTTTAAATTGGGATGCATTCTCATTAATCCTTGCAGAGAAAGATATTCCAAACTTGAAACAAATACTTCTTTCAGTGCCTGAAGAGAAGTATCTCAAGCTACAACTTGGTGTCAGAAGGGTTCAAAAACATTTTCTCTGGCATACAAAACCTTTGAAGTATGACCTCTTTCACATGACCCTTCACTCAATTTGGTATAATagagtatttcaaataaatgtGAGAAAATAA